The following proteins come from a genomic window of Alosa sapidissima isolate fAloSap1 chromosome 20, fAloSap1.pri, whole genome shotgun sequence:
- the zic6 gene encoding zic family member 6, producing MTSLSRFSGCPLSCVNPGESNTEPSVVLPPLAGEHMGHPTGSSLKLCPSHNLRDYPETRARAYVDHSVPHLSDTGYTSHRLEPSPRGIIIGTNLSGPGMPPVTDQLASRSNQHGTTGRYRDLAYRDGRSHAFFTAYHEQANGSSDTARDFSSQVMLGLSGDILSRVHPYSQTISGPRGNGQQLVTQFLGLYKPLNMAVQRGGGDAFLRCSRQNPNNELVCKWSDSQVGAGKQPCARTFGTMYELVTHVTVEHVGGPEQTEYVCHWENCPRDSKPFKAKYKLVNHVRVHTGEKPFPCPFHGCEKVFARSENLKIHKRTHTGEKPFKCEYEGCNRRFANSSDRKKHSHVHSSDKPYTCKVRGCEKCYTHPSSLRKHMKLHCKAYISKANDERLEDGEHLAEARSPTTERQDVSSPPSMRRAPPPASSQGSLSPEIRNDTSLRSRFHHTFDSSLDYATHRSQALLDPLLIQRSNYRPEPSQYPCNQTSHSFTQGHRTFANSSPFQKNIVNGWYTCHSGVDTFSLKQCNEDMSSA from the exons ATGACAAGCCTGTCGAGGTTTAGTGGCTGCCCTCTTTCTTGCGTCAACCCCGGGGAGAGCAATACTGAACCCAGCGTGGTGCTGCCACCTTTGGCAGGGGAGCACATGGGGCACCCCACCGGCAGTTCCTTAAAACTCTGCCCCTCGCACAATCTGCGAGACTACCCTGAGACGAGGGCCCGTGCATATGTTGACCATTCGGTTCCCCATCTTTCAGACACGGGATACACCAGCCACCGGTTAGAACCCAGTCCTAGGGGCATTATTATTGGGACAAATCTGTCAGGACCAGGCATGCCACCAGTCACAGATCAACTGGCATCAAGATCTAACCAGCATGGCACGACTGGAAGGTACCGTGACCTTGCCTATAGGGATGGCAGAAGCCACGCTTTTTTCACCGCATACCACGAACAGGCCAACGGCTCCTCCGACACTGCTCGTGACTTCAGCAGTCAAGTAATGCTAGGACTCTCCGGCGATATCCTCTCGAGGGTTCACCCCTACAGCCAAACGATCAGCGGCCCGAGGGGCAACGGCCAACAACTTGTCACCCAATTTCTGGGTCTCTACAAACCGCTGAACATGGCCGTGCAGCGAGGAGGAGGCGACGCCTTCCTCAGGTGCTCCAGGCAAAATCCCAACAACGAGCTGGTGTGCAAATGGAGTGACAGCCAAGTGGGGGCCGGGAAGCAGCCCTGCGCCAGGACGTTTGGGACCATGTATGAACTTGTCACCCATGTCACGGTGGAGCATGTTGGCGGACCAGAACAGACCGAATACGTTTGTCACTGGGAAAACTGTCCACGGGACAGTAAGCCATTTAAAGCCAAATACAAGCTGGTGAACCATGTAAGAGTCCACACAGGGGAAAAGCCCTTCCCCTGCCCATTCCACGGATGTGAAAAAGTTTTCGCAAGATCAGAAAATCTGAAGATTCACAAGAGAACACATACAG GTGAAAAACCGTTTAAATGCGAGTATGAGGGCTGCAATCGGAGATTTGCAAACAGCAGTGACCGGAAGAAGCATTCTCATGTGCACTCCAGCGATAAGCCCTACACTTGCAAAGTCAGAGGATGTGAGAAATGTTACACTCATCCCAGCTCTCTACGCAAACATATGAAACTCCATTGCAAGGCCTACATATCCAAAGCCAACGACGAGCGCCTGGAGGATGGGGAACACCTTGCCGAAGCCAGGTCTCCTACAACAGAGCGGCAAGACgtgtcctcccctccctccatgagGCGGGCTCCACCACCTGCCTCCTCGCAAGGGTCCCTCTCCCCCGAGATTCGAAACGACACGTCTCTGAGGTCACGTTTCCATCACACGTTTGACAGCAGTTTGGACTACGCGACGCATAGGTCACAGGCCCTCTTGGACCCTTTGTTGATACAGCGGAGCAATTACAGGCCCGAACCTTCACAATACCCTTGCAACCAGACGAGCCACAGTTTTACTCAAGGACACAGGACTTTTGCAAATAGTTCCCCTTTCCAGAAGAACATTGTTAACGGCTGGTATACCTGTCACAGTGGTGTGGATACGTTCTCGTTAAAACAGTGTAATGAGGACATGTCATCAGCCTAA